One segment of Phragmites australis chromosome 13, lpPhrAust1.1, whole genome shotgun sequence DNA contains the following:
- the LOC133889301 gene encoding copper chaperone for superoxide dismutase, chloroplastic isoform X1, whose product MVGFLRAFAAASAVPAAAFAAYALSSSSPSTSKLHFPLPASFSSFTTTTTSARAVTPMAATATADLSAPDKETALPELTTEFMVDMKCEGCVTAVKNKLQTLEGIRNIEVDLDNQVVRVLGSLPVKTMLDALHQTGQDARLIGQGDPNDFLVSAAVAEFKGPVIFGVVRLAQVNMELARVEATFSGLSPGKHGWSINEFGDLTRGAESTGKVYNPPDYLSDKRLGDLGTLVAEENGEAHFSGSKEKMKVVDLIGRSVALYATEDRSDPGIAAAVIARSAGVGENYKKLCTCDGVTIWESS is encoded by the exons ATGGTGGGCTTCCTCCgggccttcgccgccgcctccgctgtGCCCGCAGCAGCCTTCGCAGCATAcgcgctctcctcctcctcaccctcCACCTCCAAGCTCCACTTCCCCCTGcccgcctccttctcctccttcaccaccaccaccacttccGCGCGCGCCGTCACTCCGATGGCCGCCACCGCCACGGCCGATCTCTCAGCCCCTGATAAG GAGACGGCGCTTCCGGAGCTCACG ACAGAGTTCATGGTGGACATGAAATGTGAGGGCTGTGTTACTGCAGTGAAAAACAAGCTTCAAACTCTTGAAG GAATAAGAAACATCGAGGTGGACTTGGATAACCAGGTTGTTAGAGTTCTTGGGTCTCTCCCAGTGAAGACAATGTTAGATGCTCTGCATCAAACAGGCCAAGATGCACGTCTGATTGGGCAAGGAGACCCAAATG ATTTTTTAGtttctgctgctgttgctgaaTTCAAAGGGCCTGTTATATTTGGTGTTGTTCGTCTGGCCCAAGTTAACATGGAATTGGCTAGAGTTGAAGCCACCTTTAGTGGTCTATCACCTGGTAAACATGGATGGTCAATAAATGAGTTTGGGGATTTGACAAGAGGTGCAGAAAGTACTGGCAAAGTATATAATCCTCCAGATTATTTATCCGATAAG CGTCTTGGTGACCTGGGAACACTTGTTGCTGAGGAGAACGGGGAAGCCCATTTCTCAGGATCAAAAGAGAAAATGAAAGTTGTCGACTTGATTGGCCGCTCTGTTGCTCTGTATGCAACCGAGGACAGATCAGACCCCGGCATTGCAGCAGCCGTGATTGCAAGAAGTGCCGGGGTTGGGGAGAACTACAAGAAGCTCTGCACCTGTGATGGTGTCACCATTTGGGAATCAAGCTAA
- the LOC133889301 gene encoding copper chaperone for superoxide dismutase, chloroplastic isoform X2 has translation MVDMKCEGCVTAVKNKLQTLEGIRNIEVDLDNQVVRVLGSLPVKTMLDALHQTGQDARLIGQGDPNDFLVSAAVAEFKGPVIFGVVRLAQVNMELARVEATFSGLSPGKHGWSINEFGDLTRGAESTGKVYNPPDYLSDKRLGDLGTLVAEENGEAHFSGSKEKMKVVDLIGRSVALYATEDRSDPGIAAAVIARSAGVGENYKKLCTCDGVTIWESS, from the exons ATGGTGGACATGAAATGTGAGGGCTGTGTTACTGCAGTGAAAAACAAGCTTCAAACTCTTGAAG GAATAAGAAACATCGAGGTGGACTTGGATAACCAGGTTGTTAGAGTTCTTGGGTCTCTCCCAGTGAAGACAATGTTAGATGCTCTGCATCAAACAGGCCAAGATGCACGTCTGATTGGGCAAGGAGACCCAAATG ATTTTTTAGtttctgctgctgttgctgaaTTCAAAGGGCCTGTTATATTTGGTGTTGTTCGTCTGGCCCAAGTTAACATGGAATTGGCTAGAGTTGAAGCCACCTTTAGTGGTCTATCACCTGGTAAACATGGATGGTCAATAAATGAGTTTGGGGATTTGACAAGAGGTGCAGAAAGTACTGGCAAAGTATATAATCCTCCAGATTATTTATCCGATAAG CGTCTTGGTGACCTGGGAACACTTGTTGCTGAGGAGAACGGGGAAGCCCATTTCTCAGGATCAAAAGAGAAAATGAAAGTTGTCGACTTGATTGGCCGCTCTGTTGCTCTGTATGCAACCGAGGACAGATCAGACCCCGGCATTGCAGCAGCCGTGATTGCAAGAAGTGCCGGGGTTGGGGAGAACTACAAGAAGCTCTGCACCTGTGATGGTGTCACCATTTGGGAATCAAGCTAA
- the LOC133889300 gene encoding subtilisin-like protease SBT1.3 encodes MDFSSRRCKVLSLWLALVLVQASLSACSPAPKTYIVQMASAEMPSSFDYHHEWYASTVKSVSSAGLETETDDPYARIVYNYETAFHGFAARLDEDEAERMAEADGVVTVLPETVLHLHTTRSPDFLGISPEVSNSIWAAGLTDHDVVVGVLDTGIWPESPSFNDKGLGPVPSKWKGLCQTGRGFTAANCNRKIIGARIFYNGYETSSGPINETSEFKSPRDQDGHGTHTAATAAGAPVQDANLFGYATGVARGMAPRARVAAYKVCWAGGCFSSDILAAVDRAVSDGVDVLSISLGGGASSYYRDSLSIASFGAMQMGVFVACSAGNAGPDPISLTNLSPWITTVGASTMDRDFPAMVTLGNRVNITGVSLYKGRRNLSSQEQYPLVYMGGNSSIPDPRSLCLEGTLQPREVAGKIVICDRGISPRVQKGQVVKNAGGVGMILANTPANGEELVADSHLLPAVAVGESEGVAAKKYSKTAQKPTATLSFAGTQLGIRPSPVVAAFSSRGPNFLTLEILKPDVVAPGVNILAAWSGDASPSSLSSDQRRVGFNILSGTSMSCPHVAGVAALIKASHPDWSPAQIKSALMTTAYVHDNTYQPLKDAATGKASTPFEHGAGHIHPLRALNPGLVYDIGQGDYLEFLCTQNLTPMQLRAFTKNSNMTCKHAFGSAGDLNYPAISAVFAEQPSSALAVHRTVTNVGPPSSTYHVKVTEFKGADIVVEPSTLHFTSSNQKLNYKVTMRTKAAQKTPEFGALSWSDGVHIVRSPVVLTWLPPM; translated from the coding sequence ATGGATTTTAGCAGCAGAAGATGCAAGGTTCTTTCCCTGTGGCTAGCTCTCGTGCTTGTCCAGGCGAGCCTGTCTGCTTGCTCGCCAGCTCCGAAGACGTACATCGTTCAGATGGCCTCGGCTGAGATGCCGAGCTCATTCGATTACCACCACGAATGGTACGCCTCCACTGTGAAGTCCGTGAGCTCTGCGGGGCTGGAAACTGAAACGGATGACCCTTACGCGAGGATTGTTTACAACTACGAGACGGCCTTCCATGGCTTCGCGGCTCGGCTCGACGAGGACGAAGCCGAGCGGATGGCCGAAGCGGACGGTGTGGTGACCGTGCTCCCGGAGACTGTCTTGCACCTGCACACCACCAGGAGCCCTGACTTCCTGGGCATTAGCCCGGAGGTCAGCAACAGCATATGGGCCGCCGGCCTCACAGACCACGACGTCGTCGTCGGCGTGCTCGACACCGGCATATGGCCCGAGAGCCCTAGCTTCAACGACAAGGGCCTCGGCCCCGTGCCGTCCAAGTGGAAAGGCCTGTGCCAGACCGGACGCGGCTTCACTGCGGCGAACTGCAACCGCAAGATCATCGGCGCGCGCATCTTCTACAACGGTTACGAGACCTCGTCGGGCCCCATCAACGAGACGAGCGAGTTCAAGTCCCCGCGGGACCAGGACGGGCACGGCACGCACACCGCGGCCACCGCCGCGGGCGCGCCCGTGCAGGACGCCAACCTGTTCGGCTACGCCACCGGCGTCGCGCGTGGCATGGCGCCACGCGCCCGCGTCGCGGCGTACAAGGTGTGCTGGGCGGGCGGCTGCTTCAGCTCTGACATCCTGGCGGCAGTCGATCGCGCCGTGTCGGACGGCGTCGACGTGCTCTCCATCTCCCTCGGCGGTGGCGCCTCCTCCTACTACCGCGACAGCTTGTCCATCGCGTCATTCGGTGCCATGCAGATGGGCGTGTTCGTCGCTTGCTCAGCCGGCAACGCCGGCCCAGACCCGATAAGCCTCACCAACCTGTCGCCGTGGATAACCACGGTGGGCGCCAGCACCATGGACCGAGACTTCCCGGCCATGGTGACGCTGGGCAATCGAGTAAACATCACCGGCGTCTCACTCTACAAAGGCCGGCGAAATCTTTCATCCCAAGAGCAGTACCCGTTGGTCTACATGGGGGGAAACTCGAGCATCCCGGACCCCAGGTCTCTGTGCCTCGAGGGAACACTGCAGCCCCGAGAAGTTGCTGGAAAGATAGTGATCTGCGACCGCGGCATCAGTCCTCGGGTGCAGAAGGGTCAGGTTGTCAAGAATGCCGGCGGCGTCGGTATGATACTAGCCAACACTCCAGCAAACGGCGAGGAGCTCGTCGCCGACAGCCACCTCCTGCCGGCGGTCGCCGTCGGGGAGTCCGAAGGCGTTGCGGCGAAGAAGTACAGCAAGACCGCTCAGAAACCAACCGCGACGCTCAGCTTCGCTGGAACCCAGCTTGGGATCCGGCCATCGCCGGTGGTCGCCGCGTTCTCGTCCCGAGGACCAAACTTCCTCACCCTGGAGATCCTCAAGCCGGATGTGGTTGCCCCCGGCGTGAATATCTTGGCCGCATGGAGCGGCGATGCCAGCCCGTCGAGCTTGTCCAGCGACCAACGCCGCGTCGGGTTCAACATCCTGTCGGGGACGTCCATGTCGTGCCCGCACGTCGCCGGCGTGGCCGCGTTGATCAAGGCCAGCCACCCGGACTGGAGCCCCGCGCAGATCAAGTCCGCGCTGATGACCACGGCGTACGTCCACGACAACACGTACCAGCCGCTGAAGGATGCGGCCACCGGCAAAGCGTCCACGCCGTTCGAGCACGGAGCTGGGCACATACACCCCCTTCGAGCTCTCAACCCCGGCCTGGTCTACGACATCGGCCAGGGCGACTACCTGGAGTTCCTCTGCACGCAGAACCTGACGCCGATGCAGCTCAGGGCCTTTACCAAGAACTCGAACATGACATGCAAGCACGCCTTCGGTTCGGCGGGCGACTTGAACTATCCGGCCATCTCCGCCGTCTTCGCAGAGCAGCCTTCTTCGGCGCTGGCGGTGCACCGCACTGTGACGAACGTTGGCCCTCCGTCTTCAACATACCATGTCAAGGTCACAGAGTTCAAAGGCGCAGACATTGTCGTTGAACCGAGCACCCTGCACTTCACAAGCTCAAACCAGAAGCTAAACTACAAGGTCACAATGAGAACCAAGGCTGCCCAGAAGACACCGGAGTTCGGGGCACTTTCCTGGAGCGACGGCGTCCACATCGTCCGGAGCCCCGTCGTCCTCACATGGCTGCCACCAATGTGA